The following are from one region of the Candidatus Kinetoplastibacterium crithidii genome:
- a CDS encoding alcohol dehydrogenase catalytic domain-containing protein, whose amino-acid sequence MKCYCLNNFLSSLQEKDIDLPIPHKNQVLLKVKASGICHSDIHLCNGYYDMGMGKRFELKDRGIELPLVLGHEIVGNVIAKGEEVQEITIGDNYIVYPWIGCGICESCKASNENYCLNPQYLGINKPGGFAEYVLVPDQKYLVNIKNMDPAIVAQYACAGLTTYSAINKIEKNIYKNKPVVIFGAGGLGLMTISILKALGAYGSVVITNDLNKKNAALEAGALAVFDYNDKNLVKELLNYNFNNKYYAVIDLVGNTITTKASFDILEKSASLIIVGMFGGLSNWPLAFIPMKALKIIGSYVGNLSEFNELMKLVVDQKLEPVQITKYSFDKVNEALSDLRAGRIVGRAVITNDNI is encoded by the coding sequence ATGAAATGTTACTGTCTTAATAATTTTTTATCATCTCTACAAGAAAAGGATATAGACTTGCCTATTCCTCATAAAAATCAGGTGTTGTTAAAAGTAAAAGCATCTGGAATATGTCATAGTGATATACATTTATGTAATGGTTATTATGATATGGGTATGGGTAAAAGGTTTGAATTAAAGGACAGAGGGATTGAGTTACCTTTAGTTTTGGGTCATGAAATAGTTGGGAATGTTATTGCCAAGGGAGAAGAGGTCCAGGAAATAACAATAGGGGATAATTATATAGTATATCCATGGATAGGTTGTGGAATTTGCGAAAGTTGTAAAGCATCAAATGAAAATTATTGTTTAAATCCTCAATATCTTGGTATAAATAAACCAGGAGGATTTGCAGAATATGTTCTAGTTCCAGATCAGAAGTATCTTGTAAACATCAAAAACATGGATCCTGCTATCGTAGCTCAATATGCTTGTGCTGGATTAACTACATATTCGGCAATTAACAAGATTGAGAAAAATATTTATAAGAATAAGCCTGTAGTAATTTTTGGAGCAGGTGGTTTAGGATTAATGACAATTTCTATTTTGAAAGCTCTTGGTGCTTATGGTAGTGTTGTTATAACAAATGATTTAAATAAAAAAAATGCTGCTTTAGAAGCAGGTGCTTTAGCTGTTTTTGATTATAATGATAAGAATTTAGTAAAAGAATTGCTGAATTATAATTTTAATAATAAGTATTATGCTGTAATTGATCTAGTTGGAAATACTATCACTACAAAAGCATCTTTTGATATCTTAGAAAAATCAGCTTCGTTAATTATAGTGGGTATGTTTGGTGGTTTATCAAATTGGCCATTGGCTTTCATTCCAATGAAAGCTTTAAAAATAATAGGAAGTTATGTTGGTAATTTATCTGAGTTTAATGAATTGATGAAATTGGTTGTTGATCAAAAATTAGAGCCTGTACAAATTACAAAATATAGTTTTGATAAAGTTAATGAAGCATTATCAGATTTAAGAGCAGGCAGAATTGTTGGTAGAGCTGTTATTACTAATGACAATATTTAA
- the recG gene encoding ATP-dependent DNA helicase RecG, giving the protein MDKKTEKSIKNKLIKLKLYTPNDYIFHIPLRYENETTLTKIIDIPLSKYILTEGTIINVDILDNRFKNKVLVVSIKDDTGCIQLRWLHFYNSQITKFIIGNKIRVGGEAKRKQSGLEIIHPKIYNINSELPKNLTPIYSTIKGLSQTKIRRIILEEITKKITDTLPSNIVKHFNLMTFDEAIKYLHYPPPDNSLSLLPEKNNPAWTRVKFDELLAHELSIGIIRQNRMQKKAYSLPKNANFIKKLTTFIENLEFTLTDSQKNVINEISNDLSMSFPMNRLLQGDVGCGKTVVAIIAAIQAISSNKQVALMTPTEILTEQHFYKIKEYCRKLEIIVEYISSNKSIKDKKCIKERVVSGEINFIIGTQSLIQEHIYFNNLGLLIIDEQHRFGVEQRSILYNKGVYIDKNSIIYPHLLSMSATPIPRTLAMTLLDDMDISTIKSLPKDRKPIITKLISDDRREEVLKKIVKFIRSGCQAYWVCPMILENEKIDLQNAVDTFEDIKNRFPDLKIGLIHSNLTNTAKNEIMQFFRNGDINLLIATTVIEVGVDVPNASLMVVEHSERFGLAQLHQLRGRIGRGSNQSICILLYQKPLSLIAKKRLRAIFKTLDGFKIAQYDLLIRGPGDFLGTKQSGVNLFRFANIETDQDILEKSKEAASMIKKYNPECINPHINRWKKNDNYL; this is encoded by the coding sequence ATGGATAAGAAAACTGAAAAATCTATTAAAAATAAACTGATAAAGTTAAAGCTATATACACCAAATGATTATATATTTCATATACCGTTAAGATATGAAAATGAAACTACATTAACAAAAATTATAGATATACCGTTATCAAAATATATCTTAACAGAAGGCACCATCATTAATGTTGATATATTGGATAATAGGTTTAAAAATAAAGTTCTAGTTGTTAGTATTAAAGATGATACCGGCTGCATTCAACTTCGGTGGCTACATTTTTATAATTCACAAATAACGAAATTTATTATAGGTAATAAAATTAGAGTAGGGGGAGAAGCAAAAAGAAAACAATCTGGATTAGAAATTATACATCCTAAAATTTACAATATTAATTCTGAATTGCCAAAAAACTTAACTCCTATATATTCTACTATAAAGGGGTTAAGTCAAACAAAAATAAGAAGAATAATTTTAGAAGAAATAACAAAAAAAATAACTGATACTTTACCAAGTAATATAGTAAAACATTTCAATCTAATGACTTTTGATGAAGCCATAAAATATTTACATTATCCTCCACCTGATAACTCTTTAAGCTTATTACCTGAAAAAAACAATCCTGCTTGGACTAGAGTAAAATTTGATGAATTACTAGCTCATGAACTTTCCATTGGAATAATACGTCAAAATAGGATGCAAAAAAAAGCTTATTCCTTACCTAAAAATGCTAATTTTATAAAAAAATTAACCACTTTCATAGAAAATTTAGAATTTACCCTTACTGATTCTCAGAAAAATGTAATTAATGAAATTTCGAATGATTTATCCATGAGTTTTCCTATGAATAGATTATTACAAGGTGATGTTGGATGCGGTAAAACTGTTGTTGCTATTATTGCTGCTATTCAAGCAATAAGTTCTAATAAACAAGTTGCACTTATGACCCCAACAGAAATTTTAACAGAACAACACTTTTATAAGATAAAAGAATATTGTAGAAAATTAGAAATTATTGTTGAATATATTAGTAGTAATAAATCAATAAAAGATAAAAAATGCATTAAAGAAAGAGTTGTTTCAGGAGAAATAAATTTTATAATAGGAACTCAATCTCTTATACAAGAACATATTTATTTTAATAACTTAGGTCTATTAATTATTGATGAACAACATCGTTTTGGGGTAGAACAAAGATCAATTCTTTATAATAAAGGTGTATACATAGATAAAAATTCTATAATATATCCTCATTTGCTATCCATGAGTGCTACACCAATACCTAGAACACTAGCTATGACTTTATTAGATGATATGGATATATCAACAATAAAATCATTACCTAAAGATAGAAAACCAATAATTACAAAATTGATATCTGATGATAGAAGAGAAGAAGTATTGAAAAAAATAGTAAAATTTATTAGAAGTGGATGCCAAGCTTATTGGGTATGCCCAATGATATTAGAAAATGAAAAAATTGATTTACAAAATGCAGTTGATACTTTTGAAGATATAAAAAACAGATTCCCTGACTTAAAAATTGGTTTAATCCATAGCAATCTAACTAATACTGCAAAAAATGAAATTATGCAATTTTTTAGAAATGGAGATATAAATTTGTTAATTGCGACTACGGTAATAGAAGTAGGAGTTGATGTTCCAAATGCATCTTTAATGGTTGTAGAACATTCTGAAAGATTCGGACTAGCGCAATTACATCAATTGCGAGGAAGAATTGGCAGAGGCTCTAACCAATCAATATGCATACTTCTTTATCAAAAACCATTGTCTTTGATAGCAAAGAAAAGACTCAGAGCTATCTTTAAAACACTAGATGGTTTTAAAATAGCACAATATGATTTATTAATAAGGGGTCCAGGAGATTTTTTAGGAACCAAACAATCTGGAGTTAATTTGTTTAGATTTGCAAACATAGAAACTGATCAAGATATATTGGAAAAATCGAAAGAAGCTGCTTCAATGATAAAAAAGTATAACCCAGAATGTATAAATCCACATATTAACAGATGGAAGAAAAACGACAACTACCTTTAA
- a CDS encoding RidA family protein yields MSKEIIHTNKAPEAVGPYSQAVVCSGNKIVFLSGQIGLDPNTGKLVEGDFELQVRQSFNNMKAVIEASNATLSNVVKMNLFLTDLTKFDVVNKIMSEIFPKPFPARSTVGVLNLPKSAEFEVEAILVL; encoded by the coding sequence ATGAGCAAGGAAATTATTCATACAAACAAAGCTCCAGAAGCTGTTGGACCATATTCACAAGCAGTAGTATGTTCTGGTAATAAAATTGTTTTTTTATCAGGTCAGATAGGACTCGATCCTAATACAGGAAAACTTGTAGAAGGTGATTTTGAATTACAGGTTCGTCAATCTTTTAATAATATGAAAGCTGTTATAGAAGCTTCAAATGCTACTTTATCTAATGTAGTGAAGATGAATTTGTTTTTAACAGATCTTACAAAATTTGATGTTGTTAATAAAATTATGTCTGAAATATTTCCAAAACCATTTCCTGCAAGATCAACAGTTGGAGTATTAAACTTACCAAAATCTGCTGAATTTGAAGTAGAAGCAATATTAGTTTTATAA
- a CDS encoding ferredoxin--NADP reductase yields MASINVEKILKVYHWNENLFSFITTRNKSFRFENGQFVMLGIKIEDKPIMRAYSIVSANYEENLEFFSIKVPNGRLTSHLKKLKNGDEVLISNKSVGTLVLDSLNKGKNLYLLATGTGLAPFMSIIKDFSVYERFEKIILVHSVRQKSDLAYRNYIENNLDNNELLGCSVEKQLIYYPTVTREKFYNNSRITSLLLSDEFFLDIKLPKINPENDRVMICGNSEALIDISIILNNIGFRASLGINKPGDYVLEKAFVN; encoded by the coding sequence ATGGCAAGCATTAATGTAGAAAAAATATTAAAAGTATATCACTGGAATGAAAATTTATTCTCTTTTATAACAACAAGAAATAAATCTTTTAGATTTGAAAATGGTCAATTTGTTATGTTAGGTATTAAAATAGAAGACAAACCTATTATGAGAGCTTATAGCATAGTTAGTGCTAATTATGAAGAAAATTTAGAATTTTTTAGCATTAAAGTACCTAATGGAAGATTAACTTCTCACCTAAAAAAATTAAAAAATGGAGATGAAGTTTTAATAAGCAATAAATCTGTAGGAACTCTAGTTTTAGATAGTTTAAATAAAGGAAAAAATTTATATTTACTTGCTACTGGTACAGGTTTAGCTCCATTTATGAGCATAATTAAAGACTTTTCCGTCTATGAAAGATTTGAAAAAATTATACTAGTCCACAGTGTGCGTCAAAAAAGTGATTTAGCATATAGAAACTATATAGAAAACAATTTAGATAATAATGAATTACTGGGATGTTCAGTAGAAAAACAACTTATATATTATCCTACTGTAACTCGTGAAAAATTCTATAATAATTCTAGAATTACTAGTCTACTATTATCAGATGAATTTTTTTTGGATATAAAACTACCAAAAATTAATCCAGAGAATGATCGTGTTATGATCTGTGGTAATTCTGAAGCTTTAATTGACATTAGTATTATTTTAAATAATATTGGATTTAGAGCATCATTAGGAATTAATAAACCTGGTGATTACGTTTTAGAAAAGGCTTTTGTAAATTAA
- a CDS encoding oxygen-independent coproporphyrinogen III oxidase-like protein has product MAHEKIINIYKKKDILDMEYKDNIKNNVFFSKLPPLSLYIHIPWCVRKCPYCDFNSHSIKNINSIPEEEYIKALKLEIEQSLPLVWGRKIISVYIGGGTPSLLKASSIDKIIELIRTFFHLSYQVEITIEINPGTIDANKLKEFTSSGINRISIGVQSFNNNKLKILGRIHNKSDAIKTIQTAQSLINNINIDIMFALPGQNIEDCLTDLKEPILSEVNHISMYNLTIEKNTLFAKHTPANLPNEDDSAIMQDIIEKSLFDKNIIRYEVSAYSKNGFQSVHNTNYWTFGDYLGIGPGAHSKISFQDHIIRMKRIYNPNLWIKTTMQNERKSINKKTLQINEIPFEFMLNALRLKNGVKKSLFQERTGLFINAINKQLKIAYEKKLLEENCNTIKATDLGWRFLNNLQEIFL; this is encoded by the coding sequence ATGGCGCATGAAAAAATAATAAATATATATAAAAAAAAAGATATTCTAGATATGGAATATAAAGATAATATAAAAAATAATGTTTTTTTTTCAAAACTTCCACCATTATCTTTGTACATACATATACCATGGTGTGTAAGAAAATGTCCTTACTGTGATTTTAATTCACATTCTATAAAAAACATTAATTCAATACCAGAAGAAGAATATATAAAAGCTTTAAAACTAGAAATAGAGCAATCATTACCATTGGTATGGGGTAGAAAAATAATATCAGTATATATAGGGGGAGGGACTCCAAGCCTTCTAAAAGCTAGTTCCATAGATAAAATTATTGAATTGATTAGAACATTTTTTCATTTAAGCTACCAAGTTGAAATAACTATAGAAATCAATCCTGGGACCATAGATGCTAATAAACTCAAAGAATTTACCTCTAGTGGAATAAATAGAATTTCTATCGGAGTACAGAGTTTTAATAATAATAAATTAAAAATTCTTGGAAGGATTCATAATAAATCAGATGCTATTAAAACTATTCAAACAGCTCAATCATTAATAAATAATATTAATATAGATATAATGTTTGCTCTACCAGGACAAAATATTGAGGATTGTTTAACAGATCTGAAAGAACCCATATTATCTGAAGTCAATCATATATCCATGTATAATCTAACAATAGAAAAAAACACATTATTTGCAAAACATACTCCTGCAAATCTTCCAAATGAAGATGATAGCGCTATAATGCAAGATATAATAGAAAAAAGTTTATTTGATAAAAACATTATAAGATACGAAGTTTCAGCATATTCTAAAAATGGTTTTCAATCAGTTCATAATACAAATTATTGGACTTTTGGAGATTATTTAGGAATAGGTCCTGGAGCACATAGTAAAATTTCTTTCCAAGATCATATTATAAGAATGAAAAGAATATATAATCCAAATCTTTGGATAAAAACTACAATGCAAAATGAAAGAAAATCAATCAATAAAAAAACATTACAAATAAATGAAATACCATTTGAATTCATGCTTAATGCATTAAGATTAAAGAATGGTGTAAAAAAATCTTTATTTCAAGAACGTACTGGATTATTTATTAATGCGATAAATAAACAATTAAAAATAGCTTATGAAAAAAAACTTCTAGAAGAAAACTGTAATACTATAAAAGCAACAGATTTAGGATGGAGGTTTCTAAATAACTTACAGGAGATTTTTTTATAA
- the rdgB gene encoding RdgB/HAM1 family non-canonical purine NTP pyrophosphatase: MNKIDPINNKLVIASSNKEKLIEITSFLKNFNLSIFLQSDFGIHTNEERNNTFIENALNKARHVSRLTGLPSLAEDSGLCVNALSGAPGIFSARYSSTSKKENSDSKLNNELLIKNLKGVKDRRAYYISIIVILRTANDNRPLITEGILQGEIVEKASGNNGFGYDPHFFIPSIGKTLASIKLSEKNKISHRAKAFEKMIQKLKLTNY; encoded by the coding sequence ATGAATAAAATTGATCCTATAAATAACAAATTAGTAATTGCCTCTAGCAATAAAGAAAAACTAATAGAAATTACAAGTTTTTTAAAAAATTTTAATTTATCTATATTTTTGCAGAGCGATTTTGGTATACATACTAATGAAGAACGTAATAATACTTTTATTGAAAATGCTCTAAATAAGGCTAGGCATGTTAGTAGACTCACTGGACTACCTTCTTTGGCTGAAGACTCAGGATTATGTGTAAATGCTTTATCAGGAGCACCAGGAATTTTTTCTGCTAGATATTCTTCTACTTCGAAAAAAGAAAATTCTGATAGTAAATTAAATAATGAACTACTAATAAAAAATTTAAAAGGAGTCAAAGATAGAAGAGCATACTATATTAGTATAATTGTTATTTTAAGAACTGCTAATGATAATAGACCATTGATAACAGAGGGTATATTACAAGGCGAGATTGTAGAAAAAGCATCTGGAAATAATGGTTTTGGATATGACCCTCATTTTTTTATACCTAGTATAGGTAAAACACTTGCTTCTATTAAATTATCTGAAAAAAATAAAATTAGTCATAGAGCAAAAGCTTTTGAAAAAATGATTCAAAAATTAAAATTAACAAATTACTAA
- the argF gene encoding ornithine carbamoyltransferase, translating into MINSSSNKQTNIRHFLELKDFSKEEIIYVLNRAIFIKDKFKKYEPHMPLHDRTLAMIFEKASTRTRVSFEAGIYQMGGCAINLTSNDSQLGRSEPIEDTARVISRMVDIVMIRTFEQERLKRFSEHSRVPVINGLTNEFHPCQILADILTFIEHRGSIENKKVAWIGDANNMSYTWLQAAEILGFTLHISAPNGYKMEKTRIGNVSDKILRQFDDPYEACKGVDLVTTDVWTSMGYEEENIIRHKAFADWCVNSKMMSCSNTNALFMHCLPAHRGEEVTNDVLEGPQSVVWDEAENRLHIQKALMEFLLLGKL; encoded by the coding sequence ATGATTAATTCTTCAAGTAATAAACAAACAAACATTCGTCATTTTTTAGAATTAAAAGATTTTAGCAAAGAAGAAATTATTTATGTATTAAATAGGGCTATTTTTATAAAAGATAAATTTAAAAAATATGAACCACATATGCCACTTCATGATAGAACTTTAGCTATGATTTTTGAAAAGGCTAGTACTCGAACAAGGGTATCTTTTGAAGCTGGGATTTATCAAATGGGAGGATGTGCAATTAATTTAACATCTAATGACTCTCAATTAGGAAGATCAGAGCCTATAGAGGATACAGCTAGAGTAATATCTAGGATGGTTGATATTGTAATGATTAGAACATTCGAACAAGAAAGACTAAAGCGTTTTTCTGAACATTCTAGAGTTCCTGTTATTAATGGTTTAACTAATGAATTTCATCCATGTCAGATATTAGCTGATATTCTTACATTTATAGAACATCGAGGTTCTATAGAGAATAAGAAGGTTGCATGGATAGGAGATGCTAATAATATGTCTTATACATGGTTACAAGCAGCAGAAATACTAGGGTTTACTCTTCATATTTCTGCACCTAATGGTTATAAAATGGAAAAAACTCGCATAGGTAATGTCTCTGATAAAATTCTAAGACAGTTTGATGATCCTTATGAAGCTTGTAAAGGAGTAGATCTTGTAACAACTGATGTTTGGACAAGTATGGGATATGAAGAAGAAAACATTATCCGTCATAAAGCTTTTGCTGATTGGTGCGTTAACTCAAAAATGATGTCCTGTTCTAATACAAACGCTTTATTCATGCATTGTTTACCAGCACATCGTGGAGAAGAAGTAACGAATGATGTTTTAGAAGGACCACAAAGCGTAGTATGGGACGAAGCTGAAAACCGTCTACATATTCAAAAAGCTCTAATGGAATTTTTACTTTTAGGAAAGCTATAA
- a CDS encoding HU family DNA-binding protein produces MNKTELIDQIAVSADISKAAANRAIDAFINVIKETMKKGDTLTLVGFGSFAVSTRAARNGRNPRTGEIIKIKKTRVPKFRPGKTLKEAVN; encoded by the coding sequence ATGAATAAAACCGAGCTTATCGACCAAATAGCTGTTAGTGCTGATATTTCTAAGGCCGCAGCAAATCGCGCGATTGATGCTTTCATAAACGTAATCAAGGAAACCATGAAAAAGGGAGATACTCTTACTCTAGTTGGATTTGGTTCTTTTGCTGTATCAACTAGGGCAGCTCGTAACGGACGCAATCCCAGAACTGGAGAAATTATTAAAATCAAAAAAACTAGAGTACCTAAATTTAGACCAGGAAAAACATTAAAAGAAGCTGTAAATTAA
- the rlmB gene encoding 23S rRNA (guanosine(2251)-2'-O)-methyltransferase RlmB — MSSTKTISGFHAILARLHHYPESIKTVYIDAKRHDKRSINLLDKINTIGCKVCYVETNRLDNITGGMRHQGVVAICNDVKLPNDIEEILDDLQEPAFLLILDGVTDPHNLGACLRTANAAGVHAVIAPRNRSASINDIVYKVSSGAADITPYIMVTNLARTLRDLKDMNVSLVGTDENAVNNIYTVNARESIAWILGSEGKGMRRLTRESCDYLVNIPMLGSVESLNVSVASSICLYESVRQRNFYQID; from the coding sequence ATGTCATCTACAAAGACTATATCTGGATTCCATGCTATTCTTGCCAGATTACATCATTATCCAGAATCTATTAAAACAGTATATATTGACGCTAAACGTCATGATAAAAGAAGTATTAATTTGTTAGATAAAATAAATACTATTGGATGTAAAGTTTGCTATGTTGAAACAAATAGGTTAGATAATATAACTGGTGGTATGAGACATCAAGGGGTAGTGGCTATATGTAATGATGTTAAATTACCTAATGATATAGAAGAAATTCTAGATGATCTTCAAGAGCCTGCTTTTTTGTTGATACTTGATGGAGTTACTGATCCTCATAATTTAGGAGCCTGTTTAAGAACTGCTAATGCAGCTGGTGTACATGCTGTTATAGCTCCTCGTAATAGATCAGCTAGTATAAATGATATTGTTTATAAAGTATCATCTGGAGCAGCAGATATTACACCATACATCATGGTAACTAATCTTGCTAGGACTTTGAGAGACTTAAAAGATATGAATGTATCTCTAGTTGGTACAGATGAAAATGCTGTAAATAATATATATACAGTAAATGCTAGAGAGTCTATAGCCTGGATACTAGGGTCTGAAGGTAAAGGTATGCGACGTCTAACTAGAGAATCATGTGACTATCTAGTTAACATACCTATGTTAGGGTCAGTAGAAAGTTTAAATGTAAGTGTAGCTAGTTCTATATGTTTATACGAAAGCGTGCGTCAAAGAAACTTTTATCAAATAGACTAA
- the rnr gene encoding ribonuclease R, protein MAKLEKNNIKLNESIPNWFDHDLPSREEIVDCIRKNNTKLNEIDIASLLQIKQKKTIISLKKRIAAMQKDEQIIIDKLGYISLNIDNIFLKGKIILKNDGTGILSTNYEKIFISHKEMRKVFHGDYVQVKKIKYNKTLNCSEGKIIEVLERSSKDIIGKIIKIKDDFYLIPIEPKYNNKIILLDKNLSDGQVVIINIIKQPTIYSLAVGNIKEYIGNINDPKIGTKVSLEKFHIRNSFNDKIYEELKTITNNTNYSNRVNLTNLPFITIDDEDARDFDDALFCKKIIDENGIISWKVFVAIADVSEYVKPDTEINQEALERGTSIYFPEYVVPMLPEQISNDICSLIPEEERLVLICQFIVSENILSDKDHIVKDYSFYQAIIKSKARMSYNIIDKFISYKEDNSNISNDVKININNLHETCKILSKASKLRGSIAFEILENKIIFAENGRIEKIVKKERSIANKIVEECMLAANSCAAHFIYINKNICLYRIHDKPSNNSVNNLTKFLISQKLQIGNYNFSTSQGINNFLDDIRDRNNFYIIQLACLQAMQPASYSIHNIGHFGLSYKLYTHFTSPIRRYPDLFNHRIIKKIINSNCENNLHGISSDELIKFGNDMSIRERYADDASRYANNWILLTFLKKYEGKFFNGTITNILNYGMFVNLEDIFIDGMLHISELKKEQFKYNKDANSFYNKESKISYKLGGKIRVLIKLVNIEQGQVVLGL, encoded by the coding sequence TTGGCAAAATTAGAAAAAAATAATATTAAATTGAATGAATCAATTCCAAATTGGTTTGATCATGATTTACCTTCGAGAGAAGAAATTGTTGATTGCATAAGAAAAAATAATACGAAATTGAATGAAATAGATATAGCAAGCTTATTACAAATAAAACAAAAGAAAACTATTATAAGTTTAAAAAAACGTATAGCTGCTATGCAGAAAGATGAACAGATTATTATTGACAAGTTAGGGTACATATCACTAAATATAGACAATATTTTTTTAAAAGGAAAAATCATACTTAAAAATGATGGTACTGGTATTCTGTCAACAAACTATGAAAAAATATTTATAAGCCATAAAGAAATGCGAAAAGTTTTTCATGGCGATTATGTGCAAGTAAAAAAAATAAAATATAACAAAACATTAAATTGTTCAGAAGGAAAAATTATAGAAGTTTTAGAACGCTCATCTAAAGATATAATAGGCAAAATTATAAAAATAAAAGATGATTTTTATTTAATACCTATAGAACCAAAATACAATAATAAAATTATATTACTTGATAAAAATTTATCTGATGGACAAGTAGTTATTATTAATATAATAAAACAACCAACAATTTACTCATTAGCTGTAGGAAATATAAAAGAATATATCGGTAATATAAATGATCCTAAGATAGGAACTAAAGTTTCTTTAGAAAAATTTCATATTAGAAATTCTTTCAATGACAAAATATATGAAGAATTAAAAACCATAACAAATAATACAAATTATTCTAATAGAGTTAACTTAACTAACTTACCATTTATTACAATAGATGATGAAGATGCTCGTGATTTTGATGATGCATTATTTTGCAAAAAAATAATTGATGAAAATGGAATCATTTCATGGAAGGTTTTTGTAGCAATTGCAGATGTATCAGAATATGTGAAACCTGATACTGAAATAAATCAAGAAGCATTAGAAAGAGGTACAAGTATATATTTTCCAGAATATGTTGTACCTATGTTGCCAGAACAAATATCAAATGATATTTGTTCTTTAATACCAGAAGAAGAAAGACTAGTACTTATTTGTCAATTTATAGTATCTGAAAACATACTATCAGATAAAGATCATATAGTTAAGGATTACTCATTTTACCAAGCAATTATTAAATCAAAAGCAAGAATGAGCTATAATATTATAGATAAATTTATATCTTACAAGGAGGATAATAGTAATATTAGTAATGATGTGAAAATTAATATTAATAATCTTCACGAGACATGTAAAATTCTATCTAAAGCTTCAAAACTTAGGGGATCTATAGCTTTTGAAATATTAGAAAACAAAATAATTTTTGCAGAAAATGGGCGCATTGAAAAAATAGTAAAAAAAGAAAGATCTATTGCAAATAAAATAGTAGAAGAATGTATGTTAGCTGCTAACAGTTGCGCAGCACATTTTATCTATATAAATAAAAATATTTGTTTATATAGAATACATGATAAACCTTCTAATAACTCAGTTAATAATTTAACTAAATTTCTAATAAGTCAAAAACTTCAAATAGGTAATTATAATTTTTCTACATCACAGGGAATAAATAATTTTCTAGATGACATAAGAGATAGAAATAACTTTTATATTATACAATTAGCCTGTTTACAGGCAATGCAGCCAGCATCTTATAGTATTCATAATATAGGTCATTTCGGATTATCTTATAAATTATATACTCATTTCACATCTCCAATCAGAAGATATCCAGATTTATTTAATCATAGGATAATAAAGAAAATAATAAACTCAAATTGTGAAAATAATTTACATGGAATTTCTAGTGACGAACTTATAAAGTTTGGCAATGATATGTCTATTCGTGAGCGCTATGCAGATGATGCTTCTAGATATGCTAATAATTGGATATTATTAACTTTTTTAAAAAAATATGAAGGTAAATTTTTCAATGGAACTATAACGAATATTCTAAACTATGGTATGTTTGTAAATCTAGAAGATATATTCATAGATGGAATGCTTCATATATCAGAATTAAAAAAAGAACAATTTAAATATAATAAAGATGCAAACAGTTTTTATAATAAAGAATCAAAAATATCATATAAGCTAGGTGGTAAAATTAGGGTGCTTATAAAGCTTGTAAATATAGAACAAGGGCAGGTTGTATTGGGCTTATAA